The Bradyrhizobium barranii subsp. barranii genome segment GGCGGACCTAGTCACCGCCTCCACCACCATCGCCGCCACCTCCGCAATCCCCGCCACTGCTACCGCTATCGCTGCTGGAACAGCTGTCGCTCGAGCTCCCGGAGCTGTCGCTGGAAAACCAGCTCCCCAGCGAGAAGCCGTCGCTGGCCCCTGAATAGCCGTCGCCGCTACTCCCTCCGTCACTGCCGGCACCCGCGCGCGAGCGCCGTCCGCGGTTATGGAGATGGGCGAACCAGCCATAGCCAATCGCAAAAATGACCCCGGCAGCGATCAAAGTATTCATCATCGCGTTGCCCATTGTCGCCCCCTTCGCGGACCTGCGCTCCATTAATTGGTCGCCCTCGGCGAAGGCGCCGTTCATTGATCATTCAAACGAAGTATGGAACTTTACCCCCAAAGAGTTCCCACCTGTTCGTGCGAAAGGTCACGCCAATGAAGAAGTTCTTACTGACGGTCGCCGCCGTCGCCACCCTGGCCCTCACGGCCGGGACACCGGCCCACGCTCAACGTGGTGTCGCCGCCGGCGTGGCCGCCGGGATCATCGGTGGCGCAATTGTCGGTGGCGCGCTGGCTTCTCCGTATTATTACGGACCCGGCCCGGGCTATTCCTATGGCCCCGGCTATTACCCGCCCCGCTACTACGCGCCGGGTCCCGGCTATGTCGCCGACGACTATTACGGTGACGGCTGCGTCTGGCAGCGGCAGCGCTTCTGGGATGGCTACGCCTGGCGCACCCGCCGCGTCAGAGTCTGTGGCTGAGGCGCGCTGAACAGGTTCGCTACGGACGCGCGCCGTTCATCTCCGGGCCTGAAAAAGACCGCTTTTTCTCGTCACAGCTCCGTGCGCGTTTACCGTGGATTGACCAATTGCGCGCTTCCTAGCTGCACGGTCGATTTCATCAGAGTGTGCGTGAACCTTTGAAACCCGGGCGCTCCTAACAAGGGACGTCCATCTCCCAGGAGAGCCAAGAGCATGAAGAAGACTTTTGTTGCCGCCCTCACGGTTGCGACGATCGCCGGTTCGCTGGTGACCGCCACTCCGTCCGCGAAGGCCCATGACGGCGTCGGCGCCGGCATCGCAGCCGGCCTGATCGGTGGCGCCATCGTCGGCGGCGCCATCGCGTCGAGCCGTCCCGCCTATGGCGGACCGGTCTACATTGCCGAGCCCCCGCCGCCCGCGCCCTGCTACTGGCAGCGCCAGCGCTATTGGGACGGTTACGGCTGGGTCGTCCGCCCGGTTCGCGTTTGCTACTGATCTGATCGCAAGATCCGATCGCATGGCGCATCCGCGCCGCGATCGAAGCCCGGCCGAGCACCTCGGCCGGGCTTTTTTCTTTGGTGAAGAGTTGAGCCCGTTACCGCGCCGCCTGGATCGAGCGCAGCACCTCTTCGCTCGGCCAGCAATCGACCTTAATGCCTGCCGACTTCTGGTAGGCGCCGAGCGCCGCGCGCGTCTGCATCCCGGCCTTGCCGTCGATCTTGTCCTTGTAGAGCCCGACGCGCGTGAGCCCGCGCTGCATGGTCTCGACGTCCTTGGTGCGCAACTGCTTGGAGGCCGCCCATTGTGTCGCGAATGGCAGCGGGCTCGTCATGCGGTCGCCGAGATGGCCAACGAACAGCACGTAGAGGTCCGAGAAATTGTACTCCTTGATGACGAAGTAGTTCTTCGTCGTCAGGAACGACGGGCCGTAAATGCCTTCCGGCTGCAGCAGCGAGGCCGGCTGCGCCTGCTCGGCAGCGCTCAGCTTCTCGCCACGCACCGGCACAAAACCTTCGCGCAGCCACTGGCCGATCGGCTTCGTCACCTCGGGCACGCCGCTGGTGCAATCGACCTTGGCCGGCGCCTGCACCTCGTAAGCCCAGCGCACGCCGCTCTGCCAGCCCTTGTTGACGAGCTGTTGCGCGGCCGAGGCCAGTGCATCCGGCACCGAACGCCAGATGTCGATGCGGCCGTCGCCGTCGAAGTCGACACCGTGCTTGTAATATTCGGACGGCAGGAATTGCGTGAGCCCGGTGGCACCCGCCCAGGACGAGCGCATGTCCTTGCGCGTCACCACGCCCTCGCCGAGGATCTTCAGCGAGAGGATGAACTCGTTGCGATAGGTGTCCTTGCGGCGCCCGACATAGGCCTGCGTCGCCAGCACGCGCACGAGATCGTAAGGCAGCGTGTAGCGGCCGTAATCGGTCTCGCGGCCCCAGATCGCGAGCATGATGGTGGCCGGCACGCCGGATTTCTTCTCGATCTCGCTCAGCGCCGGGCGATATTTTTGCAGCAGCCGCTGCCCCTCGCCCGCAAGCCGCGCGATCGAGGCTTCCTTGACGTAGTCGGCAGGCACTTGAACGAACTCGGCCTGCGACGGCGCACCGGTGGCCGGCCGCCCGGGCAGGATCAGGTCGGGCAGCTTGTAATCAGGCTCGAGCCCGCGCGTCTGCTCATCGAATGTCGCGCGCGACACGCCGGCGGCCTGCGCCTCCGGCCAGAGCGAGGCGATGAACTGCGTGAAGGCGGCGTCGGCAGCGCGGGCGGGCGACAGGCCGCAGATGATAGCGATCACCGCAGCTATGAGCGCCCGCCGCATCATGCCCTCATCACCGCGTCAGCTTCTTGTACTTCACGCGGTGCGGAATGATGCTGTCCTGGCCGAGGCGGCGCATCTTGTCCTTCTCGTAGTCCTGGAAGTTGCCTTCGAACCATTCGACGTGGCTCTCGCCTTCGAAGGCCAGGATGTGGGTCGCGATGCGGTCGAGGAACCAGCGGTCATGGCTGATGATGACGGCGCAGCCGGCGAAATCTTCCAGCGCCTCTTCGAGCGCGCGCAGCGTGTCGACGTCGAGATCGTTGGTCGGTTCGTCGAGCAGCAGCACGTTGGCGCCGGACTTCAGCATTTTTGCAAGATGCACACGGTTGCGCTCACCGCCGGAGAGCGCACCGACCTTCTTCTGCTGGTCGGCACCCTTGAAGTTGAACGACGAGCAATAGCCGCGCGAGTTCACTTCCTTCTTGCCGAGCAGGATCAGCTCGTTGCCGCCGGAGATCTCCTCCCACACGTTCTTGTTGCCGTCGAGCGCGTCGCGCGACTGGTCGACATAGCCGAGATGCACGGTCTCGCCGACCGTGATGGTGCCCTTATCCGGCGTTTCCTGCTTGGTGATCATCTTGAACAGCGTGGTCTTGCCGGCGCCGTTGGCGCCGATCACGCCGACGATGCCGCCTGGCGGCAGCTTGAAGGTAAGATCGTCGATCAGCAGGCGATCGCCATAGCCTTTGCTGAGCGTTTCGAAATCGACCACGTTGGCGCCGAGCCGCTCGGCGACGGGGATGATGATCTGCGCGGTCTGGGTCTGCTTCTCGCTCGCCTGCTTGAGCAGGTCCTCGTAGCGCTGGTAGCGCGCCTTGGATTTGGCCTGGCGCGCCTTCGGCGAGGACGCGACCCATTCCTGCTCGCGCGCGATCGTCTTCTGATGCGCAGCGTCTTCACGGCCTTCCTGCTCGAGCCGCTTCTGCTTCTGCACCAGCCAGGACGAGTAGTTGCCCTCGTAGGGAATGCCCTTGCCGCGGTCGAGCTCGAGAATCCAGCTCGTGACGTTGTCGAGGAAGTAGCGGTCGTGGGTGACGATCAGGATCGCGCCGGGATAGTTGCGCAGATGACCTTCCAGCCACGACACCGACTCGGCGTCGAGGTGGTTGGTCGGTTCGTCGAGCAGCAACAATTCCGGCTGGTCGAGCAGCAGTTTGCACAACGCGACGCGGCGACGCTCACCGCCCGAGAGTTTTGTCACATCGGCATCGTCGGGCGGACAGCGCAGTGCGTCCATCGCCTGGTCGACCTTGCTGTCGAGATCCCAGAGGCCCTGGGCCTCGATCTCGTCCTGCAGCTTGGTCATCTCGTCGGCGGTTTCTTCCGAATAGTTCATCGCCAGCTCGTTGTAGCGATCGAGGATGGCCTTCTGCTTGGCGACACCCAGCATGACGTTCTCGCGCGCGGAGAGCGCCGGATCGAGATGCGGTTCCTGCTCGAGATAGCCGACGCGGGCGCCCTGGGCGACCCAGGCCTCGCCGTTATACTCCTTGTCGAGGCCGGCCATGATCTTGAGCAGCGTCGACTTGCCCGAGCCGTTGACGCCGAGCACGCCGATCTTGGCGTCCGGGTAGAACGACAGATGAATGTTATCGAGCACCTTCCGGGTCGGGTAGCTCTTGGTCAGGCCCTGCATGAAATAGATGAACTGGCGCGCCATCGGTCCCGTGAAACCTTCGATTTGAGGAAATTTGCTTGCCGCCGATGTAACGATCCCGCCCCCAAAGGGCAATGTTTTCCCTCCGTTCACCACGGATCAATACGGAATGGACACCATCCGGCCGCCGATCCGGACAATTGAAACCATTTTTTAATAAAGTGGGCCAAAGCTCGTCATGGCGCCGAAAAAGACGCCACCCGCGGCAGAAGCGACGGGGAGAACAGCGAGGCCACATCATGGCTCTGATCGAGACCAATTCCATAGCCGTTCCGGCACGAGCCGGTAGCGCTTCCGGACTCGTCACGGAGATCAAGGGCTTCTGGAAGCGCTTCTTCGCCACCGCTTTCAACCCCTACCGCCCCGAGCTGCACTACATGCGTGGTCCCGGCCCCGCCTGGCGCGCCAAGCACGGCATGGATACGCCGTTCCGCCTCAAGCCCCGCGACCTCTGAACCCTTCTCCCCTATCGGATCTCCTATCGGATTTTTGAACACGTCAGCTGCTTGCGCGAAGGCGTGATTGCGCGCAACCATGGCCAGGTTCCGACGATGGCGCTCCCCGCCTGGCGCCGTCACCTCTCGCCATGGATGAAAGCTGATGACGCGGCTGCGCTGTGCAATTCTCGACGACTATTTCAACCTCGCCCTCGACGTCGCCGACTGGCAAAAACTGTCCGATCGCGTCGACGTCAGCGTATTCAGCCATCCCTTTGCCTCGGAGCAGGCCGCGGCGAGCGCGCTGGCCGATTTCGAGATCATCTGCGCGATGCGCGAGCGCACGGCGTTCCCCAAGAGCCTGTTCGCGTCGCTGCCGAAGCTGAAGCTGCTTTTGACCTCCGGCATGCGCAACGCCTCGATCGACATGGAGGCTGCGAAGGCGCAAGGCGTTGCCATCGGCGGCACGCAATACTCCCGCGATCCGACCGCGCCGCTGACCATGGGCCTGATCCTCGAACTGACCCGCGGCATCGGCCGCGAAAATGCACGCATGCATGCGGGCGAGCCCTGGCAGAGCTTTGCCGGTGTCGAGATCGAGGGACTGACGCTCGGCGTCGTCGGGCTCGGCAAGCTCGGCAGCAAGATGGCGGGTATTGCGAAAGCGTTCGGCATGAACGTGATCGCCTGGAGCCCGAACCTCACGCCGGAGAAGTGCGCGGCGGCCGGCGTCGGCTACGCCACCAAGGAGGAGCTGTTCGCCAAGGCCGATATCGTCACCATCCATGTGGTGCTGAGCGATCGTTCGCGCGGACTGGTCGGAGCTGCCGATCTCGCGCGGATGAAGCCGACGGCCTTCCTCGTCAACACCGCGCGCGGTCCGATCGTGGACGAGCAGGCGCTGCTGGAAGCCTTGCAGCAGCGGAAGATCGCGGGCGCCGGCATCGACGTATTCTCGGTCGAGCCGCTGCCGGTCGACCATCCCTTCCGCAAGCTCGACAATCTCGTGCTGACGCCGCATCTCGGCTACGCCACCGAGGACGGCTTGCGCATCCATTACGGGCAGATGGTCGAGGCGATCGACGCCTTCACCGGGGGTCGCGAGCTGCCGCGCAAGCTGGCCTGAAACGAAAAGGGCGTGCCGACGGCACGCCCTTCGCGATTTGAGCTGTTTCGAAGCGCTTAGCGCACGGTGACCGGCGCGGGCAACGGCGGCACCACGGTCGGCTGGGTGCCCGGGACGGGGCCAGCCTGGGCAGCCATCGGAGCCGGACCGGCAGCGCCCGACGTCGGCGCAGCGGAGGCGGTCGCCGTTCCCGGCGGCGGGCCACCCGGCATCACAACCACGCGGGTGCCGACCTTGACGCGGTCGAACAGGTCGGAGACGTCCTCGTTCAGCATGCCGATGCAGCCCGACGACACGAACTTGCCGATCGTCGAAGGCTGGTTGGTGCCGTGGATGCGGTAGACGGTCGAGCCGAGATACATCGCGCGTGCGCCGAGCGGATTGCCGGGGCCGCCGGCCATGAAGCGCGGCAGATAGGGCTGGCGCTCGATCATCTCGGTCGGCGGATGCCAATCCGGCCACTCGGCCTTGCGGGTGATCTTCTGCACGCCGGTCCAGGTGAAGCCATCGCGGCCGACGCGGACGCCGTAGCGGATCGCACGGCCGCCTCCGAGCACGTAGTAGAGGTAGGTGTTCGGGGTATCGACGATGAGCGTTCCAGCCGGCTCCTTGGTCGCCAGCGAGACTTCCTGGCGGCGCAGGTTCGGCGACAACTGCGCGGGAGCAGCGTCGGGCTGCTCCTCGGGCGGCAGCGAAGCGATTGCCATCGGCCGGCCATCGTTGCCCACGGGCGGCTGGCCGGACTGAACCGTTCCGGTCGCGGCGGGACTACCGACGGCCTCCGGCGGACGCAGGCCGTCCCTGCCGGGTGCCTGACCCGGGCGATCGGCATAGATCACCGCGGGCGGGCCGGCGGGGCGGCCGTAGCGGGGATCGTCGGGCGACATCACGGGACCCTGCGGCGGCGCCGCCGAATAGACCGGCGGAGCGCCAGCCGGACGGCCATAGCGCGGATCATCGGGCGACATCACCGGCCCCTGCGGCGGGGTGGCGGAATAGACCGGCGGAGGGCCAGCCGGGCGGCCGTAGCGCGGATCGTCGGCCGGACCGGGCGGCGGCAGCGACGCCTGCGGCATCGCGTCGTCTTCGTCGTCCAGCGAGTCGAAATTCGGCGTGCGGTCGCCGGGGCGATATTCGGCCGGAGCGCCATAGCTCGGCGCCTGCTGGACCGGATAGCTCTGAGCCTGTGCGAGCGAGGTTCCCGCCGCAGCGACTGTTGCGGCAGCGCATATCGTCAGAAAATGTTTGATCATCATCGCTCTTGTATAGTCCCCGAGCCCATCCGGACCGTTAACGGCCAGATGACCGAAGATAGCGGCACATTCAAGACATTACAGGCTGATTTGTGCCTGAGTTAGCGATTTGTGATGCAGGCACACACAGTTGCCTCGTTGCATCACGGGGCGGAAATCGCATCGGGCCGTAGATTGCCGGAGTCTCCGGCCCCGAATTTAAGGGAACGGCGCGGAGGCGTTGCGATATGTTCGAATCAGCCTGATTCGCCTCCGCTCTGAGCTTCTGTCCCGGCGTGGCGAACGGCAATCAGTACCGTCACCGCGTTCAGATGGCTCTTGGGTCCCGGCCGCCACCCGCCGGGGCGGAAATTCGTAACCCGTCCGATGCTTCCCGGCTTTCGCTTCCTGTTTGCCGCGATCGTGCTGTCAACCTCCATCCTGGTGTTCGGCCTAGGTGCCGCCGCGCTGCTGCGGGCCACCCACGAGCAGTATGTCAGCAACCCCTCCTGGCGGAACGGCCCGCAGGAGAAGGTGTTTGCGCAGGCTTCCGAGCCGGCCCAGCCGGTGCTGGCGGCCCTCCGCGCCGAGCCGGAGCCGGCCGCCGAGCCCACGCCATCGCTGCGCGACCGAGTGCCGACCATCGGCTTGCCGGCGAACGAGCCCGAACAGGTGGCCGCCCTGACGACCGAGCCCGACGTGCCGCCGCAGGTCACCGAGGCCGCGCCTCCGGTCGCCGAACCGGTGCAGGCCGAGGCCACGACGGAAGCCATCGCGCCGGCTCCTGCCGACACACTCACCCCGGCCGACACAACGGCATCGATCCCCGAGGCCACGCCTGCCGTGACGGCCAGCGAACCGGCGCCGGCCGATCCCGGTGCGGCCCTCGCCTCCCCGGTGCCCGACATTGCCCCGGCCAAGGTGGCCGCGCTGAACGATCCGGCGGCACCGGCCTTGAAGGATGCGCCGGCGAAGGCCAAGGGAGACGCGAAGGCGGACAGCAGCGCCCCGGACAGCAAGGCGGCCAAGCGCCAGGCAAAGGCGAAGAAGCGGCACCGCATGGTGCAGCGTCCTCCGCCCCAGCAGTTGCGGCAGAGCTATGATCTGTTCGGCCAGCAGCAGATGCTGGCGACAACGGCCACGCGCACGCGTCAGTAAGGCTACGCCGGCCCGGTCGCGACCGGCGGGCCGCCGGTCTGGCCCCACTCCGACCACGAGCCGTCATAGAGCGCGGTGTCGGTGATGCCGAGGCGATAGAGTGCGAGCGTCAACACGCCGGCGGACACGCCCGAACCGCAGCTCGTCACGATCGGCGCATCGAGCTTGACGCCGGCGTTCGCGAAGGCGGCGCGGAGATCGTCGAGCGGCTTCATGGTGCCGGTCGCGGCATCGAACAGCTGATTGTAGGGCACGTTGCGGGCGCCGGGGATGTGGCCGGAGCGGATGCCCGCGCGCGGCTCGGGCGCGCGGCCCTCGAAGCGGTCGGCGGCGCGTGCGTCGATTACCTGCTCCTTGCTGCTTTCGACGTTGGCGATCAGCTGCTGCATGCTGCGCACGCGCTTTGAATCGTAGCTCGCCCTAAACGTCGCGGGCTTAGGCTTCACCTCGCCGCTCTCGACCGGACGCCCCTCGGCGCGCCACTTCTTCAGCCCGCCATTGAGGATGCGCACATTGCTGTGGCCGAAAGCTAGGAACATCCACCATGCGCGGGGAGCAGCAACCCAGCCGCCGGCATCGTAGAGGACGACGGTGTCGACATTGGAGATGCCGAGTTGGCCTGCGTCACGGCCGAACTGCTCGGCGCTCGGATACATGTGCGGCAGCGGGTTGGAATGATCCGACACCGCATCGACGTCGAAGAACACGGCGCCCGGCAGATGCGCGGCGAGATAATCGTCCTTCGGCAGCGGCAGCACGCCCGGCAGCTTGAAGCTGGCGTCGAGGATCTTGACGTTGGCGTCGCCAATGTGGGCGGCGAGCCATTCGGTGGAGACGAGGGGGTCGGTGGCGGTCATGCGAGGTCTTTCTTGTCATTCCGAAGTTGAAGCAATGCGCATCAAACTCCGCTGTCATCGCCCGGCTTGATGTTTAGTCCGGAGACATGGCTGACACCTGTTCGGACACATCACTGACAGGTTGGCCATTGGTCAAGTCGATCGATGCGACCTGCCAGCTGGCGAAGAAGATTCCGTAGTGGCCGTCACGAACCAGTGGCCGGATGGCAAGGCGTTCGCGGGCGAAGGCCTGGGGAACTTTCCAGAAGCGTCCCTTGAAGGAGATGTAGGGTCTTGTCGATGAGACCCTGCGCACGATCTCGCCGCTGTCGTATTCGACGTTCGGAACGCGGGCCGGCATGGGGCGAGCACTTGGCCGGAAGCGATCGGCAGGGACCTGCATATCGAGGCCTTGGTGAGGCCGCTCCAGATTGTAGACCGGCCGCCAGGCGTCGAAGGCGCGCTGGACTTCCGGGAGAGTTCGGAAGCGGCGCATTGCAAACACCTCGGCCTTCAGGGTGCGATGGAAGCGCTCGTTCTTGCCGCGGGCCTGTGGGTGGCATGGCCTGGCGTGCACCACCCTGACGCCAAGCTTGAGCAGCCACACCTTCAGTCCGGTCCAACGAATGCCGGACGTATCGCCCCAGGGTGAGCCATTGTCGGTGTAGAAGGCCTCTGGCAGGCCATAGCAGCGGAACGTCGTCGACAGGTGATTCTGCACGGTGAGACGCTGCTCGTCGGCACATGCCTTCAGGCACAGCACGTAGCGCGAGTGATCGTCGACGATGGTCAGCGGATGGCATCGTGTCCCGTCGGCCAGCGGCAGGTGGCCCTTGAAGTCCATCTGCCACAGCAGATTGGGAGCTTCCTTCTCGAACCGGTGGCCCGGATTGGGCGGCGCATTCTCACTCGGTTTGACCCGGCCGTTCCGACACAGGATCTGGTGCACCGTTGATGGCACAGGCACCGTCTGCCCGCCCCGCTTCAGGCAATGGGCAATCTTCCGTGCTCCCCAAGCCGGATGCTTGTCGCGTACAGCCAGGACTTCTACTTCGACCGCAGCCTCACTCCGCTTGGGCATCGCATGCGGGCGCCGGGAGCGGTCGGCCAGCTCCCGATCGCCGGCCTGCCAGCGCGCCAGCCACTTGTAGCCGACGTCAGGACTGACGTTGAACCGACGGCACAGTTCGCGCCGGTTGGCGCCCTCCTGCAAAGCCAGCCGCACAAACTCGTGACGCTGATCCATCACTGACACCTCGCTCCAAGGCATGGACGGCCTCCCGAATCGGACCAATCCAGCCAATGTTGATGTGTCAGCTATGTCTCCGAACACCCGTCAGTGATCTGTCCGGGCTAAACACTTGACCGGGCGATCCAGTATTCCAGAGGCGCTTGTGATTGAGTCGAGAAGCTGCGGCGTACTGGATTCCCCGCTTTCGCGGGGAATGACAGCGGAGATTGGTGCGACAGCGCAGCACTTCTCACCCCTTCTTCTTCGGCTCCCACTGCTCCACCGGACCGCCGGCATCGCGCCAGGCGGCATAGCCGCCGGCGATGTGGGCGACGGGCTTCAAGCCCATGTCCTTGGCGGTCTTCGCCGCGAGCGCGGAGCGCATGCCGCCGGCGCAATGGAAGACGAATTTCTTGTCTTCCTGGAAGATCGGTTTTGCGTAGGGGCTCTGCGGATCGATCCAGAATTCGAGCATGCCGCGGGTGCAGGCGAACGCGCCGGGGATGCGGCCGTCGCGCTCGATCTCGCGGGGGTCGCGGATGTCGACGATGACGACGTCACCGTTCTTGGAGATCTCGATGGCCTCCTTGGCGTTGAGCGTCTCGATCTCGGCATTGGCCTCGTCGATCAGCGCCTTGATGCCGCGGGTGATGGTCTGGGGCATGTGGTTCTCCCTCTTGTCGGCCTCTGCGCGGCCGTCCGGACTGACGGCGCGTGCAGCTAGTGCGTCAATTCCTTCATCGCACCCTCAAGCCCCTCGATCGTGATCGGGTACATGCGGTTGGCAAAGATGCGTTTGATGATGGTGGTCGATTCCGAATAGTCCCAGTGCTTCTGCTGCACCGGATTGAGCCACACCGTATGCGGATAGGTGCGGATGATGCGATCGAGCCAGACCGAGCCCGGCTCCTCGTTGACGTGCTCGACCGAGCCGCCCGGCACCATGATCTCGTAAGGCGACATCGAGGCGTCGCCGACGAACACGACCTTGTAGTCGTGCGGGTATTTGTGCAGCACGTCCCAGGTCGGCGTGCGGTCGGTGAAGCGGCGCTTGTTCTGCTTCCACACGCCCTCATAGAGGCAGTTGTGGAAGTAGAAATACTCCATGTGCTTGAACTCGCTCTTCGCCGCCGAGAACAGCTCCTCGACCTGCTCGATATGCGAGTCCATGGAGCCACCGATGTCGAAGAACACCAGGAGCTTCACCGCATTGCGCCGCTCGGGGCGCATGTGGACGTCGAGATAGCCGTGATTGGCGGTCTCGCGGATGGTGGTGTCGAGATCGAGCTCGTCGGGCGCGCCGGTGCGCGCAAACTTGCGCAGGCGGCGCAGCGCCACCTTGATGTTGCGGATGCCGAGCTCGACATTGCCGTCGAGGTCTTTGAACTCGCGCTTGTCCCACACCTTCACGGCGCGGTTGTTGCGGTTCTTCTCCTGGCCGATGCGAACGCCTTCGGGATTGTAGCCGTGGGCGCCGAACGGCGAGGTACCGGCAGTGCCAATCCACTTCGAGCCGCCCTGGTGCCGGCCCTTCTGCTCCTCGAGGCGCTTCTTCAGCGTCTCCATGAGCTTGTCCCAGCCCATGGCCTCGATCTGCTTTTTCTCCTCCTCGCTGAGGTATTTCTCGGCAAGCTTCTTCAGCCACTCCTCGGGGATCTCCGCCTTCTCCATGGCGTCGAGCAGGCTTTCGAGCCCCTTGAACACCGTGCCGAAGACGCGGTCGAACTTGTCGAGGTTGCGCTCGTCCTTCACCAGCGAGGTGCGCGACAGATAGTAGAAATTCTCGACCGAATAGTCCGACAGATCAGCGTCGAGCGCCTCCATCAGCGTGAGGTATTCGCGCAGCGTCACGGGGACCTGCGCATCGCGCAGAGAAGTGAAGAATTGCAGGAACATGGGTGACAGATTGCCCGTCGGGGGGCGAACGTCAAGGGGCCGAGCCCGCCGCGGGACGCTGGACCGGTCGGCTTTTTGCTCTAGAATTGACCGTCTCACGGGGGTGTTTTGGGGACGTTTGCAATGGGAATTCTCGCAGCGCTCATCATTGGCGCGATCGCCGGCTGGCTTGCCGGCAAGATTGTCCATGGGGCGGGATTTGGGCTGATCGGCAACATGGTCGTCGGCATCATCGGCGCGCTGGTGGCGAGCTGGGTGCTGCCGCAACTGCATATTGCGCTGGCCACCGGCACGATCGGCGCCATCGTGGACGCCACCATCGGCGCGGTGATTGTGCTCGTCATCCTTTCGCTGATAAAACGGGTCTGAAAGCCTGACCGAACCAGGAACGGCCGCCATGAGCGGCCGTTCCCATGTCGCGACCGGGGCAATGAAATTGGCAACGCCCGGGACGACGACCAACAAGGACGCGCGATGAAATTTACCGGCACCAAGGACTATGTTGCGACCGACGATCTCAAGGTCGCCGTCAATGCCTCGATCGTGCTGGAGCGCCCGCTGCTCATCAAGGGCGAGCCCGGCACCGGCAAGACCGTGCTGGCGGAGGAAGTGGCGAAGGCGCTGAACGCGCCGCTTTTGACCTGGCACATCAAGTCCACCACCAAGGCGCAGCAGGGCCTCTACGAATACGACGCGGTGTCGCGCCTGCGCGACAGCCAGCTCGGCGATGCCCGCGTCTCCGACATCAGGAACTACATCAAGCGCGGCAAGCTGTGGGACGCCTTCACCGCCGAGCAGCGCCCGGTGCTGCTGATCGACGAGATCGACAAGGCCGACATCGAATTCCCGAACGACCTGCTCCTCGAGCTCGACCGCATGGAATTCCATGTCTACGAGACCGGCGAGACGATCAAGGCCAAGCAGCGCCCGATCATGATGATCACCTCCAACAACGAGAAGGAGCTGCCGGACGCCTTCCTGCGCCGCTGCTTCTTCCACTACATCAAGTTCCCCGACGCCGACACGATGGGACGCATCGTCGACGTCCACTTCCCCGGCATCAAGAAGCGCCTGGTCGAGGAAGCGCTGCGCATCTTCTTCGAAGTGCGCGAGGTGCCCGGTCTGAAGAAAAAGCCCTCAACCTCCGAGCTGCTCGACTGGCTCAAGCTGCTGCTCAACGAGGACATGAGCGTCGAGCAACTGCGCGAACGCGACCCGCGCAAGCTGATCCCGCCGCTGCACGGCGCGCTGCTCAAGAACGAGCAGGACGTGCACCTGTTCGAGCGGCTGGCGTTCTTGAGCCGGAGAGAGGTTTGATCTGCCAGCGCGCAGAAACAACCTGACCGCAATTCCTACCGCTACTCTGGGCCGCGCTTCCCAGCGTCATCTCGGATTCGGATGACCGTCAAGGCGGAGCTGATAAACGAAATAGGTTGGGGTACAGAACCCGATCTTTCGGCTTCTCAAGTTATTCAACGCCGGAGCACTGACGTTGAACCTAGCACTCGTGACAAAATCCGGCATCTGCTGGCAAATATAGTCCTCGCGGCAAAACCGCGACGGCGAGCATGTGTTCAGGAGGCCGCGGCCGACGCCAGCGGCGAAAATGCCGCTGTCGAAATATCCCTTGGCCATCTGCTCAAAGCCCTTGCCTCCGACGATCGCGCAGATTTCCTCGGGCACGCTGCCCGGCCGGATCACCGCCAGCGACGCCTCCTCGGGCTTGCAGGGACGCGTGACGCGGCCCAG includes the following:
- the ettA gene encoding energy-dependent translational throttle protein EttA is translated as MARQFIYFMQGLTKSYPTRKVLDNIHLSFYPDAKIGVLGVNGSGKSTLLKIMAGLDKEYNGEAWVAQGARVGYLEQEPHLDPALSARENVMLGVAKQKAILDRYNELAMNYSEETADEMTKLQDEIEAQGLWDLDSKVDQAMDALRCPPDDADVTKLSGGERRRVALCKLLLDQPELLLLDEPTNHLDAESVSWLEGHLRNYPGAILIVTHDRYFLDNVTSWILELDRGKGIPYEGNYSSWLVQKQKRLEQEGREDAAHQKTIAREQEWVASSPKARQAKSKARYQRYEDLLKQASEKQTQTAQIIIPVAERLGANVVDFETLSKGYGDRLLIDDLTFKLPPGGIVGVIGANGAGKTTLFKMITKQETPDKGTITVGETVHLGYVDQSRDALDGNKNVWEEISGGNELILLGKKEVNSRGYCSSFNFKGADQQKKVGALSGGERNRVHLAKMLKSGANVLLLDEPTNDLDVDTLRALEEALEDFAGCAVIISHDRWFLDRIATHILAFEGESHVEWFEGNFQDYEKDKMRRLGQDSIIPHRVKYKKLTR
- a CDS encoding D-2-hydroxyacid dehydrogenase family protein, encoding MTRLRCAILDDYFNLALDVADWQKLSDRVDVSVFSHPFASEQAAASALADFEIICAMRERTAFPKSLFASLPKLKLLLTSGMRNASIDMEAAKAQGVAIGGTQYSRDPTAPLTMGLILELTRGIGRENARMHAGEPWQSFAGVEIEGLTLGVVGLGKLGSKMAGIAKAFGMNVIAWSPNLTPEKCAAAGVGYATKEELFAKADIVTIHVVLSDRSRGLVGAADLARMKPTAFLVNTARGPIVDEQALLEALQQRKIAGAGIDVFSVEPLPVDHPFRKLDNLVLTPHLGYATEDGLRIHYGQMVEAIDAFTGGRELPRKLA
- the sseA gene encoding 3-mercaptopyruvate sulfurtransferase, which gives rise to MTATDPLVSTEWLAAHIGDANVKILDASFKLPGVLPLPKDDYLAAHLPGAVFFDVDAVSDHSNPLPHMYPSAEQFGRDAGQLGISNVDTVVLYDAGGWVAAPRAWWMFLAFGHSNVRILNGGLKKWRAEGRPVESGEVKPKPATFRASYDSKRVRSMQQLIANVESSKEQVIDARAADRFEGRAPEPRAGIRSGHIPGARNVPYNQLFDAATGTMKPLDDLRAAFANAGVKLDAPIVTSCGSGVSAGVLTLALYRLGITDTALYDGSWSEWGQTGGPPVATGPA
- a CDS encoding L,D-transpeptidase family protein produces the protein MIKHFLTICAAATVAAAGTSLAQAQSYPVQQAPSYGAPAEYRPGDRTPNFDSLDDEDDAMPQASLPPPGPADDPRYGRPAGPPPVYSATPPQGPVMSPDDPRYGRPAGAPPVYSAAPPQGPVMSPDDPRYGRPAGPPAVIYADRPGQAPGRDGLRPPEAVGSPAATGTVQSGQPPVGNDGRPMAIASLPPEEQPDAAPAQLSPNLRRQEVSLATKEPAGTLIVDTPNTYLYYVLGGGRAIRYGVRVGRDGFTWTGVQKITRKAEWPDWHPPTEMIERQPYLPRFMAGGPGNPLGARAMYLGSTVYRIHGTNQPSTIGKFVSSGCIGMLNEDVSDLFDRVKVGTRVVVMPGGPPPGTATASAAPTSGAAGPAPMAAQAGPVPGTQPTVVPPLPAPVTVR
- a CDS encoding lytic murein transglycosylase; translation: MMRRALIAAVIAIICGLSPARAADAAFTQFIASLWPEAQAAGVSRATFDEQTRGLEPDYKLPDLILPGRPATGAPSQAEFVQVPADYVKEASIARLAGEGQRLLQKYRPALSEIEKKSGVPATIMLAIWGRETDYGRYTLPYDLVRVLATQAYVGRRKDTYRNEFILSLKILGEGVVTRKDMRSSWAGATGLTQFLPSEYYKHGVDFDGDGRIDIWRSVPDALASAAQQLVNKGWQSGVRWAYEVQAPAKVDCTSGVPEVTKPIGQWLREGFVPVRGEKLSAAEQAQPASLLQPEGIYGPSFLTTKNYFVIKEYNFSDLYVLFVGHLGDRMTSPLPFATQWAASKQLRTKDVETMQRGLTRVGLYKDKIDGKAGMQTRAALGAYQKSAGIKVDCWPSEEVLRSIQAAR